The following proteins are co-located in the Nocardia bhagyanarayanae genome:
- a CDS encoding PQQ-binding-like beta-propeller repeat protein gives MRTGSVRAVATQPRSRVRAVAALAAMGALALTACGTDVDDITVGPGKGWPAAHHDGRNSGVSPVTGARSLTLSWSRPAAGPIEQPVVIGAEGQLFLTTRTPNGCAILSLQMPTGRKRFCDVLGPNAISSPAAVDGASNVYVGDDGAVNSYNYLGQPRWRTPVAGVPVSVQFTGDSRLLTITQSGQVDVLDRQTGLRTVPTVQLLGEPDFLEHPDLIRPASGQGLDDCGTGGPQCPVANISAIEQSTGRFYVTVWQPGSANAALVALRYADNKIQQEWRAEVLTEGSATGPALSADGGTVYVGDNTERLIAVDTADGRVKWVRPLGFTPSGGISVSAEGLIIPAGDEGYLLALRDTGETAETVWERKDLALRGVPVQTAGGTGYTAAAIGEGLSLITFDTASGDTIDSDVLPGAKGSTTGTSVGAEGEVVLATRIGEVFVFKPE, from the coding sequence GTGCGAACCGGTAGCGTGCGGGCTGTCGCCACACAGCCGCGATCCCGGGTGCGTGCGGTGGCCGCGCTGGCCGCCATGGGCGCGCTCGCCCTGACCGCCTGCGGCACCGACGTCGACGACATCACCGTGGGTCCCGGGAAGGGTTGGCCCGCCGCGCACCACGACGGTCGCAACAGCGGCGTCAGCCCCGTGACCGGCGCCCGCTCGCTGACGTTGAGCTGGTCCAGGCCCGCCGCAGGTCCCATCGAGCAGCCGGTCGTCATCGGCGCCGAGGGCCAGCTGTTCCTGACCACCCGCACGCCCAACGGTTGCGCCATCCTGTCGTTGCAGATGCCGACCGGCCGCAAGCGGTTCTGTGATGTGCTCGGCCCCAACGCGATCTCCTCGCCCGCCGCGGTGGACGGCGCGAGCAACGTCTACGTCGGCGACGACGGCGCGGTGAACTCCTACAACTACCTCGGTCAGCCGCGCTGGCGCACTCCCGTTGCCGGCGTGCCGGTTTCGGTGCAGTTCACCGGTGACAGCCGACTGCTCACCATCACCCAGTCCGGCCAGGTGGACGTGCTCGACCGGCAGACCGGCCTGCGGACCGTGCCGACCGTCCAGCTGCTCGGCGAGCCCGACTTCCTGGAGCACCCCGACCTGATCCGCCCCGCCTCTGGCCAGGGTCTCGACGACTGCGGCACCGGCGGCCCGCAGTGCCCGGTCGCGAACATCTCGGCGATCGAGCAGTCCACCGGCCGCTTCTACGTCACCGTGTGGCAGCCCGGTTCGGCGAACGCGGCGCTGGTCGCTCTGCGCTACGCCGACAACAAGATTCAGCAGGAGTGGCGCGCGGAGGTACTGACCGAGGGCAGCGCCACCGGTCCCGCGCTGTCCGCGGACGGCGGCACCGTCTACGTCGGCGACAACACCGAGCGGCTGATCGCCGTCGACACCGCCGACGGGCGCGTCAAGTGGGTGCGGCCGCTGGGATTCACCCCGAGCGGCGGGATCTCGGTCTCCGCCGAGGGTCTGATCATCCCGGCGGGCGACGAGGGTTACCTGCTCGCCCTGCGCGACACCGGCGAGACCGCCGAAACCGTCTGGGAGCGCAAGGATCTGGCGCTGCGCGGCGTGCCGGTGCAGACCGCGGGCGGCACCGGCTACACCGCAGCGGCGATCGGCGAGGGCCTGAGCCTGATCACTTTCGACACCGCCAGCGGCGACACCATCGACTCCGATGTGCTGCCCGGCGCGAAGGGCAGCACCACCGGCACCTCGGTCGGCGCCGAGGGCGAGGTGGTGCTGGCCACGCGGATCGGCGAGGTCTTCGTCTTCAAGCCGGAGTAA
- a CDS encoding class I SAM-dependent methyltransferase, whose amino-acid sequence MTVRPDDPAPNPHATEAEVEAALKDTKLAQVLYHDWEAETYDDKWSISYDERCIEYARGRFDAAVGPAPLPYEKALELGCGTGFFLLNLMQGGVAKSGSVTDLSPGMVKVALRNAENLGLDVDGRVADAETIPYDDDTFDLVVGHAVLHHIPDVELALKECLRVLKPGGRFVFAGEPTTVGNFYARWLGRITWKATTSVTKLPALAGWRRPQEELDESSRAAALEAVVDLHTFDPRDLESMARSAGAVEVKASTEEFAAALWGWPVRTFEAAVPAEKLGMGYRMAMYRAWLGLSWVDENIMRRVVPRQFFYNAMITGVKPGASAK is encoded by the coding sequence ATGACGGTACGTCCCGACGACCCCGCGCCGAACCCGCATGCCACCGAGGCCGAGGTCGAAGCAGCGCTGAAGGATACGAAGCTCGCCCAGGTGCTCTACCACGACTGGGAAGCGGAGACCTATGACGACAAATGGTCCATCTCCTATGACGAGCGCTGTATCGAATACGCCCGCGGCCGCTTCGACGCCGCGGTGGGCCCCGCGCCGCTGCCCTACGAGAAGGCGCTCGAGCTCGGCTGCGGCACGGGCTTCTTCCTGCTGAACCTGATGCAGGGCGGCGTCGCCAAGTCCGGCTCGGTCACCGACCTCTCGCCTGGCATGGTGAAGGTGGCGCTGCGCAACGCGGAGAACCTGGGCCTGGACGTGGACGGCCGAGTCGCCGACGCCGAGACCATCCCCTACGACGACGACACCTTCGATCTGGTCGTCGGTCACGCCGTGCTGCACCACATCCCGGATGTGGAGCTGGCGCTGAAGGAGTGCCTGCGGGTGCTCAAGCCCGGCGGTCGCTTCGTCTTCGCCGGTGAGCCGACCACCGTGGGCAACTTCTACGCCCGCTGGCTCGGCCGCATCACCTGGAAGGCCACCACCTCGGTCACCAAGCTGCCCGCGCTGGCGGGCTGGCGTCGCCCGCAGGAGGAGCTCGACGAGTCCTCGCGCGCCGCGGCGCTGGAGGCGGTCGTCGACCTGCACACCTTCGATCCCCGCGACCTCGAATCGATGGCGCGGTCCGCGGGCGCGGTCGAGGTCAAGGCGAGCACCGAGGAATTCGCCGCCGCGCTGTGGGGCTGGCCGGTGCGCACCTTCGAGGCGGCCGTGCCCGCCGAGAAGCTCGGCATGGGCTACCGGATGGCGATGTACCGCGCCTGGCTCGGACTGAGCTGGGTGGACGAGAACATCATGCGCCGCGTGGTGCCGCGCCAGTTCTTCTATAACGCCATGATCACCGGCGTGAAGCCGGGCGCGTCCGCCAAGTAG
- a CDS encoding DUF1697 domain-containing protein has product MNRYAALLRGIMPSNPNMRNEKLRAVFEGLGFEKVATILSSGNVVFRCADDDAAALEDRIQEALNRELGIPGGTIVRSYEELRELLDRDPFEGLTHERGSYLTVTFFKDQRPKVEHPDAGDELTRIIGYDAEARAFLTVIDNSTPKTPDFMAWLDKTYGKDITTRTWLTVQRIVKKLES; this is encoded by the coding sequence ATGAACAGGTACGCGGCGCTGCTGCGCGGGATCATGCCGTCCAACCCGAACATGCGCAACGAGAAGTTGCGCGCGGTGTTCGAAGGGCTCGGCTTCGAGAAGGTCGCGACCATCCTGTCCAGCGGCAACGTGGTGTTCCGCTGCGCCGACGACGACGCGGCGGCGCTGGAGGATCGAATCCAGGAGGCGCTGAACCGCGAACTGGGGATTCCGGGCGGGACCATCGTGCGCAGTTATGAGGAACTGCGCGAACTGCTCGATCGCGACCCGTTCGAGGGCCTCACCCACGAGCGGGGCTCGTACCTCACGGTCACCTTCTTCAAAGACCAGCGTCCGAAGGTCGAGCATCCGGACGCCGGTGACGAGCTGACCCGGATCATCGGCTACGACGCCGAGGCGCGCGCGTTTCTCACCGTCATCGACAACAGCACCCCGAAGACCCCGGACTTCATGGCCTGGCTGGACAAGACCTACGGCAAGGACATCACCACCCGCACCTGGCTGACGGTGCAGCGGATCGTGAAGAAGCTGGAGTCCTAG
- a CDS encoding acyltransferase yields MTSMWGAPLRSRWRGSRRRDPQQARFLTMASLRWVLANRAYTPWYLVRYYRLFKFKLANPHIVLRGMVFLGRRVEIHATPELSRMEIGRWVHIGDGNAIRCHEGSLRIGDKVVFGKDNVVNTYLDIEIGESTLVADWCYICDFDHKMDDITLPIKDQGIVKSPVRIGPDTWIAAKVTVLRETRVGRGCVLGAHAVVKGEIPDYSIAVGAPAKVVKNRKATWEAGAEERAKYIAALEDIERKKNGVTQQA; encoded by the coding sequence GTGACGAGCATGTGGGGCGCACCGTTGCGCTCGCGGTGGCGGGGTTCGCGCCGCCGGGATCCGCAGCAGGCGCGATTTCTGACCATGGCGTCGCTGCGCTGGGTGCTCGCCAACCGCGCCTACACGCCCTGGTATCTGGTCCGTTACTACCGGCTGTTCAAGTTCAAGCTGGCGAACCCGCACATCGTGCTGCGCGGCATGGTGTTCCTCGGCCGCCGTGTCGAGATCCACGCGACCCCCGAGCTGAGCCGGATGGAGATCGGTCGCTGGGTGCACATCGGCGACGGCAACGCCATCCGCTGCCACGAGGGCTCGCTGCGCATCGGCGACAAGGTGGTGTTCGGCAAGGACAACGTCGTCAACACCTACCTCGACATCGAGATCGGCGAATCGACCCTGGTCGCCGACTGGTGCTACATCTGCGACTTCGACCACAAGATGGACGACATCACGCTGCCCATCAAGGACCAGGGCATCGTGAAGAGCCCCGTCCGCATCGGCCCCGACACGTGGATCGCCGCCAAGGTGACCGTGCTGCGCGAGACCCGGGTCGGCCGCGGCTGCGTGCTCGGCGCGCACGCGGTGGTCAAGGGCGAGATCCCGGACTACAGCATCGCCGTCGGCGCGCCGGCCAAGGTGGTCAAGAACCGCAAGGCCACCTGGGAGGCGGGCGCCGAGGAGCGGGCGAAGTACATCGCCGCGCTGGAGGACATCGAACGCAAGAAGAACGGCGTCACCCAGCAGGCGTAG
- a CDS encoding THUMP-like domain-containing protein, protein MGYRFGRADIAFLASATGRAALAEVDRLELSPATHLRDLERVRRDNGEHAAALVETVRLRRKAAAKLHGAGEWLFTDDALQQATPTTVARHRAARLAGRAVHDVTCSIGAELAELAEVCPAVVGSDLDEVRLAIAAHNLGARWWPLSGTATGNVLLAKADALVPSSTGTVIIADPARRSDGRRTHDPAKLQPPLPDLLDAYAGRDIAVKCAPGLDFDRLGWSGEIEVVSLDGAVREACLWSAGLAESGVTRRATVLSARGAPEVLTDAEPDELLERPPGDWIIDPDGAIVRAGLVRHYAARHGLWQLDPHIAYLTGDAVPEGVRGFRIEDRLELREKTLRQELARRDCGALEILVRGVDVDPDALRKRLKLRGSVPYTLVITRIGRAAAVFLCTAHV, encoded by the coding sequence GTGGGCTACCGCTTCGGTCGCGCGGACATCGCCTTCCTCGCCTCCGCGACAGGGCGTGCCGCGCTGGCCGAGGTGGACCGGCTGGAACTGTCCCCCGCGACGCACCTGCGCGACTTGGAGCGGGTGCGTCGCGACAACGGGGAGCACGCCGCCGCCCTCGTGGAGACCGTGCGGCTGCGCAGGAAGGCCGCCGCCAAACTGCACGGCGCGGGGGAGTGGCTGTTCACCGACGACGCGCTACAGCAGGCGACGCCGACCACGGTCGCCCGGCACCGGGCGGCCCGGCTCGCCGGACGGGCCGTGCACGACGTCACCTGTTCCATCGGCGCCGAACTCGCCGAGCTGGCCGAGGTGTGCCCGGCCGTCGTCGGCAGCGACCTGGACGAGGTGCGGCTGGCGATCGCCGCGCACAACCTCGGTGCGCGGTGGTGGCCGCTGTCCGGTACCGCGACCGGGAATGTCTTGCTGGCCAAGGCCGATGCTCTCGTGCCGAGCAGTACCGGCACGGTGATCATCGCCGATCCGGCACGCCGCTCGGACGGTCGCCGCACCCACGACCCGGCCAAGTTGCAGCCTCCGCTGCCCGACCTGCTCGACGCCTACGCGGGTCGCGACATCGCCGTGAAGTGCGCGCCCGGACTGGATTTCGACCGGCTCGGCTGGTCCGGCGAGATCGAGGTGGTCTCGCTGGACGGCGCGGTGCGCGAGGCGTGCCTGTGGTCGGCGGGCCTGGCCGAATCCGGCGTGACCCGTCGCGCCACGGTGCTGAGCGCACGTGGCGCGCCGGAAGTCCTCACCGACGCCGAGCCGGACGAACTGCTCGAGCGGCCGCCCGGCGACTGGATCATCGATCCCGACGGCGCGATCGTCCGCGCCGGTCTGGTCCGGCACTACGCCGCGAGACACGGCCTGTGGCAACTGGATCCGCATATCGCCTACCTCACCGGTGACGCCGTCCCCGAGGGTGTCCGCGGCTTCCGCATAGAGGACCGGCTCGAGCTACGCGAGAAGACGTTGCGCCAGGAGCTGGCCCGCCGCGACTGCGGGGCGCTGGAGATCCTGGTGCGCGGCGTCGACGTCGACCCGGACGCGCTGCGCAAACGCCTCAAGCTCAGGGGCAGCGTCCCCTATACATTGGTGATCACCCGAATCGGCCGCGCCGCCGCGGTGTTCCTGTGTACGGCGCACGTCTAG
- a CDS encoding glycosyltransferase family 4 protein, with amino-acid sequence MKILMVSWEYPPVVVGGLGRHVHHLATELAAAGHEVVVLSRRPSGTDSATHPTHSFIEDGVLVVAVAEDPPCFDFGEDMLAWTLAMGHAMVRAGVALGKPGIGDGWTPDVVHAHDWLVAHPGIALAEYYDVPLVSTIHATEAGRHSGWVAGKVNKQVHSVEWWLANESDALITCSTSMQDEVQRLYGPERIPMTVIRNGIDVGAWTFRPRAPRSGPPRLLYVGRLEYEKGVQDAIAALPRIRRAHPGTTLTVAGVGTQFEWLRERARVHRVARAVTFAGQLGHQELLGWLHGADAIVLPSRYEPFGIVALEAAAAGTPLITSTAGGLGEAVIDGVTGASFEPADVDGLVEAVRATLDDPAAAQDRAYAARERLTEDFAWDVVAAETAQVYSEAKRRVRNPLGRPVIVERPLPERDPNNPI; translated from the coding sequence ATGAAGATCTTGATGGTGTCGTGGGAATACCCACCGGTTGTGGTCGGTGGGTTGGGTCGGCACGTGCATCACCTCGCGACCGAGCTCGCCGCGGCGGGCCACGAAGTGGTCGTTCTGTCCCGCCGCCCGTCCGGCACCGATTCCGCCACCCACCCGACGCATTCGTTCATCGAGGACGGCGTGCTGGTGGTCGCGGTCGCCGAGGATCCGCCCTGCTTCGACTTCGGCGAGGACATGCTGGCCTGGACGCTGGCCATGGGCCACGCGATGGTGCGCGCGGGCGTCGCGCTCGGTAAGCCGGGCATCGGCGACGGCTGGACACCGGATGTCGTGCACGCGCACGACTGGCTGGTCGCCCATCCCGGCATCGCACTCGCCGAGTACTACGACGTGCCGCTGGTCTCGACCATCCATGCCACCGAGGCGGGTCGCCACAGCGGCTGGGTCGCGGGCAAGGTCAACAAGCAGGTCCACTCGGTCGAATGGTGGCTCGCCAACGAATCCGACGCGCTGATCACCTGCTCGACCTCGATGCAGGACGAGGTGCAGCGCCTCTACGGTCCCGAGCGCATCCCGATGACGGTCATTCGCAACGGCATCGACGTGGGCGCCTGGACCTTCCGGCCGCGCGCACCGCGTTCCGGCCCGCCGCGGCTGCTGTACGTCGGCAGACTGGAATACGAGAAGGGCGTGCAGGACGCCATCGCCGCCCTGCCGCGCATCCGCCGCGCCCACCCCGGCACCACGCTGACCGTCGCGGGCGTCGGAACCCAGTTCGAATGGCTGCGGGAACGGGCTCGGGTGCATCGCGTCGCGCGCGCGGTGACCTTCGCCGGTCAGCTCGGTCACCAGGAACTGCTCGGCTGGCTGCACGGCGCCGACGCCATCGTGCTGCCGAGCCGCTACGAGCCGTTCGGCATCGTCGCGCTGGAGGCGGCCGCGGCGGGCACCCCGCTGATCACCTCCACGGCGGGCGGGCTCGGCGAAGCGGTCATCGACGGCGTCACCGGCGCCTCGTTCGAACCCGCCGACGTGGACGGTCTGGTGGAGGCGGTGCGCGCCACGCTGGACGACCCCGCCGCCGCGCAGGACCGCGCCTACGCCGCGCGCGAGCGACTGACCGAGGACTTCGCGTGGGACGTGGTCGCCGCGGAGACCGCGCAGGTGTACTCGGAAGCCAAACGCCGGGTGCGCAATCCGCTCGGCAGGCCGGTCATCGTGGAACGTCCGCTGCCGGAACGGGATCCGAACAACCCGATCTGA
- a CDS encoding enoyl-CoA hydratase-related protein translates to MAEFVTLELPEGEGARGVAVLRIARPPMNPLNVQVVREVAEAAAAVAADPRVAALVVYGDERVFSAGDDVAELAALNADQAQAMAADVQSALGCLAKVPQPTVAAISGYCLGAGLELALGADRRVIGDNVKLGLPQIHAGLIPLAGIRRLSLLIGPGPAKDLVYTGRFVEPDEARALGLVDEVVAPDDVFAAALRWAERFTDGPARALAAAKAVFEAGPHGLDRARTEWAGLFATEDRRIGTESYVADGPGSAAFVGR, encoded by the coding sequence ATGGCCGAATTCGTGACCTTGGAGCTGCCGGAAGGTGAGGGCGCGCGGGGCGTCGCCGTCCTGCGGATCGCTCGTCCGCCGATGAACCCGCTCAACGTTCAGGTGGTGCGGGAGGTGGCCGAAGCCGCGGCGGCGGTGGCGGCGGATCCGCGGGTCGCGGCCCTCGTCGTGTACGGCGACGAGCGCGTGTTCTCCGCGGGTGACGACGTGGCCGAGCTGGCCGCCCTGAACGCCGACCAGGCCCAGGCCATGGCCGCCGACGTGCAGTCCGCGCTGGGGTGCCTGGCCAAGGTTCCGCAGCCGACCGTCGCCGCGATCAGCGGGTACTGCCTCGGCGCCGGGCTGGAGCTCGCACTCGGCGCCGACCGCCGCGTCATCGGCGACAACGTCAAGCTCGGCCTGCCGCAGATCCACGCCGGCCTCATCCCGCTCGCGGGTATCCGGCGGCTCTCGCTGCTGATCGGTCCCGGCCCCGCCAAGGATCTCGTCTACACCGGACGTTTCGTGGAGCCGGACGAGGCGCGCGCACTCGGCCTGGTCGACGAGGTAGTAGCCCCCGACGACGTCTTCGCCGCCGCGCTGCGCTGGGCCGAACGCTTCACCGACGGCCCCGCCCGCGCGCTGGCCGCGGCCAAGGCGGTATTCGAGGCGGGCCCGCACGGTCTGGACCGCGCCCGCACCGAATGGGCAGGGTTGTTCGCCACCGAGGACCGCCGGATCGGCACCGAATCCTATGTAGCCGACGGCCCGGGTTCCGCGGCCTTCGTCGGTCGCTGA
- a CDS encoding ABC transporter ATP-binding protein: MERVPQPDPDLLIDFTDVTVRRSGHTLVGPVTWQVELDERWVVLGPNGAGKTSLLRMAAAEMHPTSGTAHLLGEVIGKVDVNELKPRIGLSSAALANRVPLDEKVSDLVVSAGYAVLGRWRERYDDVDTDRAIDMLESLGAEHLSDRTYGTLSEGERKRVLIARALMPDPELLLLDEPAAGLDLGGREELVERLGDLAADPEAPAMVLVTHHVEEIPPGFTHGLLLNEGEVVAQGLLTDVLTSENLSDAFRQSIALDRVDGRYFARRARRAGKHRSR; the protein is encoded by the coding sequence ATGGAGCGCGTGCCGCAACCGGATCCCGATCTGCTCATCGATTTCACCGACGTGACCGTCCGACGCTCGGGGCACACCCTCGTCGGTCCGGTCACCTGGCAGGTCGAGCTCGACGAACGCTGGGTCGTGCTCGGCCCGAACGGCGCGGGCAAGACCTCCCTGCTGCGCATGGCCGCCGCCGAGATGCACCCGACCTCGGGCACCGCCCACCTGCTCGGCGAGGTGATCGGCAAGGTCGACGTCAACGAGCTGAAGCCGCGCATCGGCCTCTCCTCCGCGGCGCTGGCCAATCGCGTGCCGCTGGACGAGAAGGTCAGCGACCTCGTGGTGTCCGCGGGGTACGCCGTCCTCGGCCGCTGGCGCGAGCGCTACGACGACGTCGACACCGACCGCGCCATCGACATGCTGGAAAGCCTAGGCGCCGAACATCTTTCCGACCGCACCTACGGCACCCTGTCCGAAGGGGAGCGCAAGCGGGTGCTCATCGCCCGCGCCCTGATGCCCGACCCGGAACTGCTGCTGCTCGACGAACCGGCGGCCGGTCTCGACCTGGGCGGTCGCGAGGAACTGGTCGAGCGCCTCGGCGATCTCGCCGCGGACCCCGAGGCGCCCGCCATGGTACTGGTCACCCACCACGTGGAGGAGATCCCGCCCGGCTTCACCCACGGCCTGCTGCTCAACGAGGGCGAGGTCGTCGCGCAGGGCCTGCTCACCGACGTGCTCACCTCGGAGAACCTCAGCGACGCCTTCCGCCAATCCATCGCCCTCGACCGCGTCGACGGCCGCTACTTCGCCCGCCGCGCCCGCCGCGCGGGGAAGCATCGCTCGCGCTAG
- a CDS encoding aminoacyl-tRNA hydrolase, translated as MSSPESGIVDELSTGEEGFRIRHAELALGYGGAGDPDDPDQVQAMQMVLHLPKADPPARSALLAAAAASAVALCLDERVGPDGPWAQRYLAWKHSRIRKVARRARGAQWLAANEVDGVTVEIDGAQARAFVPSAVGEVDPRIKKLQIGGTDLQHDDPGPADPNLPVLWVSSALGMTLGKSAAQVGHASMLLAAALRPEDAYRWSRREFHCAVREADPAQWQALSDRVRAGGAVAVRDAGFTEIAPGSLTVIAVPPEAW; from the coding sequence ATGAGCAGTCCGGAGAGCGGCATCGTGGACGAGTTGTCCACGGGGGAAGAGGGATTCCGCATCCGGCACGCGGAACTCGCGCTCGGCTACGGCGGCGCGGGCGATCCCGACGACCCCGATCAGGTGCAGGCGATGCAGATGGTGCTGCACCTGCCCAAGGCCGATCCGCCCGCGCGCAGCGCGTTGCTCGCCGCCGCCGCGGCCTCGGCGGTCGCGCTGTGCCTGGACGAACGGGTCGGGCCGGACGGCCCTTGGGCGCAGCGGTATCTCGCGTGGAAGCACTCCCGCATCCGCAAGGTGGCGCGGCGCGCCCGGGGTGCGCAGTGGCTGGCGGCGAACGAGGTCGACGGCGTCACCGTGGAGATCGATGGCGCGCAGGCGCGGGCCTTCGTGCCGAGCGCGGTCGGCGAGGTGGACCCGCGGATCAAGAAGCTCCAGATCGGCGGCACCGATCTCCAGCACGACGACCCGGGGCCCGCGGACCCGAATCTTCCTGTGTTGTGGGTGAGCTCGGCGCTCGGCATGACGCTGGGCAAGAGCGCGGCGCAGGTCGGCCACGCCAGTATGCTGCTCGCGGCCGCGCTGCGTCCCGAGGACGCCTACCGGTGGTCTCGGCGCGAATTCCATTGCGCGGTGCGCGAAGCCGACCCCGCGCAGTGGCAGGCGCTGAGCGACCGGGTGCGGGCGGGCGGCGCGGTGGCCGTACGGGACGCGGGCTTCACCGAGATCGCTCCGGGTTCGCTGACGGTGATCGCGGTGCCGCCCGAGGCCTGGTGA
- a CDS encoding NUDIX hydrolase yields the protein MLVRDGADGPEVFLQRRVGAMAFAAGMTVFPGGGVDPADSTVEIDWAGPDPAWWAERFATTEPRAKALVCAAVRETFEECGVLLAGPTADTVVGDTAPYREARGKLERRELSLATFLAEEKLVLRADLLRPWANWITPVIEPRRYDTHFFVAVLPQGQLADGATTEAAEVHWRTPAEALDRWRAGTDILLPPTWSQLDALGRFASTAEIFAAEPVIDAIMPEFTDVDGTKMLSFPDNDRYFADLPEAGKLKGSARR from the coding sequence ATGCTGGTGCGCGACGGGGCGGACGGTCCCGAGGTGTTCCTGCAGCGACGAGTCGGGGCGATGGCCTTCGCCGCGGGCATGACGGTGTTCCCGGGCGGTGGCGTCGATCCCGCCGACAGCACCGTCGAGATCGACTGGGCGGGTCCGGATCCGGCCTGGTGGGCCGAGCGGTTCGCGACCACCGAACCGCGCGCGAAGGCGTTGGTGTGCGCGGCGGTCCGGGAGACCTTCGAGGAATGCGGCGTGCTGCTCGCGGGCCCGACGGCCGACACCGTTGTCGGCGACACGGCCCCGTACCGCGAGGCGCGCGGCAAGCTCGAGCGCCGCGAACTCTCCCTCGCCACCTTCCTGGCCGAGGAGAAGCTGGTGCTGCGCGCGGATCTGTTGCGGCCGTGGGCGAATTGGATCACCCCGGTCATCGAGCCGCGCCGCTACGACACCCACTTCTTCGTCGCCGTCCTGCCGCAGGGCCAGCTGGCCGACGGCGCGACCACCGAGGCCGCCGAGGTCCACTGGCGCACCCCGGCCGAGGCACTGGACCGCTGGCGCGCGGGCACCGACATCCTGCTCCCGCCGACCTGGTCCCAGCTGGACGCGCTGGGCCGCTTCGCCTCCACGGCGGAGATCTTCGCGGCCGAGCCGGTCATCGACGCGATCATGCCGGAGTTCACCGATGTCGACGGCACCAAGATGCTGAGCTTCCCCGACAACGACCGCTACTTCGCGGACCTGCCCGAAGCGGGCAAGCTCAAGGGTTCCGCCCGTCGGTAG